GGGCTACACATTTGATACCGGTCCTTCGATTCTCACGATGCCTTGGGTACTTCGTGACTTGTTTGCCTCCGCTGATCGCAATGTTGATGATTATATGGAACTTATACAAATTGAGCCTCAGTGGCGGACCTTTTTTGAAGATGGAACACGTTTTGATTTGACCTCTGACTTACCAGGTTTGATGCGTAGCTTTGAAAGTGTATCTCCTGTAGCCGCCTCTGAATTTTATTCGTATATGGCGTATTCGAAAAAAATGTATGACACGTGTATGAAAAGCTTTTACAATCAATCCATCACAGGTGTAAGCGACCTAAGAAAACTCCATTCGCTTGATGAGCTTCTATCGCTGGATCCTATGAGAACCGTCGCACAGGCGACAGCCAAGCATTTTAGCTCAACCCACATGCAGCAGCTCTTTAATTTTCTAGTGATGTATGTTGGCGCCTCCCCTTATCAAGCACCTGCTGTTTTGTCACAGCTAGCCTACGTTCAACTTGGACTCGGTATTTTTTACGTCAAGGGTGGCATGTACAACATTGCCCGTGGGATGCTTCGTCTCCTAGACGAGCTCGGGGTTCAAGTGAAAACGAACCAAGAGGTGGCCGAAATTCAAACTCGTGGAAGCCAAGTGACTGGCGTGCGGACAAGCGATGACGTGCTGTATGCAGCTGATGTCGTTGTTTCCAACCTTGAAGCCGTGCCTTCTTATGAGCTACTGTTTAAAAACAAAGGAGCCGCTAAGGCACGCAAGGCCGCCAAGCAGTTAAAAAAATATGCGCCTTCTGTGTCAGGACTTGTCATGCTGCTAGGTGCGGATCGTTCTTACGATCAGCTTGCTCATCACAATTTCTTTTTCTCAAAAGACCCTGAACGAGAGTTTCGCCAGATCTTTAAGGACCAAAAGCCCGCAGATGATCCAACTGTTTATATCGGAGTTTCTTCAAAGACAGACCCAAGCCAGGCTCCGCTCGGCACAGACAATCTGTTTGTTTTAACACATGTACCTCCGATGAAAGCAAACGAGGATCAATGGTCTGTGAATGCAGAATCGTATCGGCATGTCATTTTAAACAAATTGAACCGAATGGGACTTCCAGTGCACGAAGATCACATCACATGGCAACAGCAATTTACCCCAACCGATTTAAAGCAGCTATATGGGGCAACAGGCGGCTCCATTTACGGAACCGTCGCCGACAAGAAAACCAACGGCGGCTTTCGGATTCCAAACCGAAGTGAGGTCTTTGAGAATCTTTACCTCGTCGGCGGCTCGACTCATCCTGGTGGCGGCGTTCCGATGGCCACGCTCTCAGGCTTGCTGACAGCCGAGCAAATCTTTGAAGAGCATCGGAGCACGTTACGAAAGTCGGCACGATAAAAAAACAACCGTCTCATTTGTGGATTCTCCGCTGATTGAGACGGTTTTTTTAGATACAATACTCCTTTTGAGCGGTTAAAGCACAGTTGCAATTGATACGGTTGATCACAACGTCTTAAGTGTTACACTATTTTCATAAGACAGTTTCTAGTAATTGCATTTAATTTCAGAATAATCTACGTATTGAAAGCGGAGTTACTATGACAACTTTCGCA
The nucleotide sequence above comes from Aureibacillus halotolerans. Encoded proteins:
- a CDS encoding phytoene desaturase family protein, with protein sequence MVVIGAGLGGMSTAIRLASEGYKVTVLEKNERAGGKLNIRSGEGYTFDTGPSILTMPWVLRDLFASADRNVDDYMELIQIEPQWRTFFEDGTRFDLTSDLPGLMRSFESVSPVAASEFYSYMAYSKKMYDTCMKSFYNQSITGVSDLRKLHSLDELLSLDPMRTVAQATAKHFSSTHMQQLFNFLVMYVGASPYQAPAVLSQLAYVQLGLGIFYVKGGMYNIARGMLRLLDELGVQVKTNQEVAEIQTRGSQVTGVRTSDDVLYAADVVVSNLEAVPSYELLFKNKGAAKARKAAKQLKKYAPSVSGLVMLLGADRSYDQLAHHNFFFSKDPEREFRQIFKDQKPADDPTVYIGVSSKTDPSQAPLGTDNLFVLTHVPPMKANEDQWSVNAESYRHVILNKLNRMGLPVHEDHITWQQQFTPTDLKQLYGATGGSIYGTVADKKTNGGFRIPNRSEVFENLYLVGGSTHPGGGVPMATLSGLLTAEQIFEEHRSTLRKSAR